One genomic region from Muriicola soli encodes:
- a CDS encoding DUF1684 domain-containing protein — protein sequence MKNIFLVIILSPLLLSVACGDGKKYHDAVSVKKVPSESKLASIMEFQNSLNEEFSDPEVSPLPDRYRKDFQGLEFFKPDTLYSVKATFIRTPDAIPFMMPTNTDRLSEEVVYGLVTFELKGEKYQLEVYQNEELKTEEGYEDYLFLPFTDETNGKLTYEGGRYIDLTIPDEDTLLIDFNKAYNPYCAYNKKYSCPLVPSQNHIGTQILAGVKAFK from the coding sequence ATGAAGAATATCTTTCTTGTGATTATCCTGAGCCCATTACTTCTATCGGTGGCCTGTGGTGATGGAAAAAAATATCACGATGCGGTATCGGTTAAGAAAGTTCCTTCAGAAAGCAAGCTGGCTTCGATCATGGAATTTCAGAATTCCCTGAATGAGGAATTTTCAGACCCTGAGGTTTCTCCTCTTCCAGACCGGTATAGAAAGGACTTTCAGGGATTGGAATTTTTTAAGCCCGATACACTTTACAGTGTTAAGGCAACTTTCATTCGAACTCCGGATGCCATTCCTTTTATGATGCCAACCAATACGGACCGATTATCGGAGGAAGTGGTTTACGGTCTTGTTACTTTTGAACTTAAGGGTGAAAAGTATCAATTGGAGGTGTATCAAAATGAAGAATTAAAAACGGAGGAAGGGTATGAGGACTACCTATTTCTTCCTTTTACAGATGAAACCAACGGTAAACTCACTTATGAAGGGGGAAGATATATAGATCTGACAATCCCCGACGAGGATACACTACTCATTGATTTTAACAAAGCCTATAATCCATACTGTGCTTACAATAAAAAATACTCCTGTCCATTGGTGCCGAGTCAGAACCATATCGGAACTCAAATACTGGCCGGAGTAAAGGCTTTTAAATAA
- a CDS encoding methylmalonyl-CoA mutase family protein: protein MEQIKTYIPKNKVRIVTAASLFDGHDAAINIMRRIIQATGVEVIHLGHDRSVSEVVNCAIQEDANAIAMTSYQGGHNEYFRYMYDLLQERGAGHIKIFGGGGGVILPEEIKALMDYGITRIYSPDDGRKMGLQGMINDLVEKSDYPTLPLKLPEEKDLNTSLKNKDITTLARLISLAENRQDEFEKYYQSLGKAKKSIPVLGITGTGGSGKSSLVDELVRRFLFDFPDKHIGIISVDPSKRKTGGALLGDRIRMNSINNDRVYMRSLATRQSNLALSKYVGDALNILQHADFDLLILETSGIGQSDTEIVEHSDLSLYVMTPEFGAATQLEKIDMLDFADLVAINKFDKRGALDALRDVKKQFVRNHNLWEADPDTLPVYGTIASQFNDPGMNSLYHAVMQKLQEKTETSLESTFEVSSEEPEKRYIIPPARTRYLSEISESNRAYDQKASGQSKTAQTLYGMYKAILALVPEDAFSNQDDSWPYLADSGLDVDALQNNVPKEKSTLMELLISEFNSQKLNLDPYHWQTLLKWKSKVQRYKEPVYKFKVRDKELEINTHTESLSHLQIPKVMLPRYEAWGDLLRWSLQENVPGKFPYTSGLYPFKRTEEDPTRMFAGEGGPERTNRRFHYVSLDMKAKRLSTAFDSVTLYGNDPGERPDVYGKIGNAGVSICCLDDAKKLYSGFDLSNPMTSVSMTINGPAPMLLAFFLNAAIDQNCEKYIRENGLEKEIEKKINSIYKDFKGKRPEYAGGLPEGNDGLGLLLLGVTGDQVLDAEVYQEIKAKTLKEVRGTVQADILKEDQAQNTCIFSTEFALRLMGDVQEYFIQNKVRNFYSVSISGYHIAEAGANPITQLAFTLSNGFTYVEYYLSRGMDINKFGPNLSFFFSNGVDPEYAVIGRVARRIWAKAMKEKYGADPRAQMLKYHIQTSGRSLHAQEIDFNDIRTTLQALYAIYDNCNSLHTNAYDEAITTPTEESVRRAMAIQLIINKELGLAKNENPIQGSFIIEELTDLVEEAVLLEFDRITERGGVLGAMETMYQRSKIQEESLHYETLKHNGEYPIIGVNTFLSSKGSPTILPKEVIRATDEEKQRQLQTLEGLKQRNKVRAEEGLKQLQNKAVRNENVFNELIEVAKYCSLGQITHALFEVGGQYRRNM, encoded by the coding sequence ATGGAGCAAATTAAAACCTATATCCCAAAAAACAAGGTCAGAATTGTAACCGCGGCTTCTCTCTTTGACGGGCACGACGCGGCCATCAATATCATGAGGCGGATTATTCAGGCTACCGGGGTAGAGGTTATCCATTTAGGACATGACAGATCCGTATCCGAAGTGGTGAATTGCGCCATACAGGAGGATGCAAATGCTATAGCCATGACCTCTTATCAGGGAGGGCATAACGAGTATTTCAGGTATATGTATGACCTCTTGCAAGAGCGAGGGGCAGGGCATATAAAAATCTTTGGGGGAGGTGGCGGAGTGATTCTTCCCGAAGAGATCAAAGCCCTTATGGATTACGGGATCACGCGTATTTATTCTCCAGATGACGGTCGGAAAATGGGTCTTCAGGGAATGATCAATGACCTGGTGGAGAAGTCAGACTACCCTACGCTCCCACTGAAACTACCCGAGGAAAAAGATTTGAACACTTCCTTAAAGAATAAGGACATTACCACGCTTGCCCGATTGATCAGCCTGGCCGAGAACAGACAGGATGAATTTGAAAAATACTACCAGTCACTCGGCAAAGCGAAAAAGAGTATTCCCGTCTTGGGGATCACAGGTACAGGGGGTTCGGGAAAGTCGAGCCTTGTAGACGAACTGGTACGCAGGTTTTTGTTTGATTTCCCTGATAAACATATAGGGATAATTTCAGTTGATCCGTCTAAAAGAAAAACCGGGGGGGCATTATTAGGGGATAGGATCAGGATGAATTCTATTAATAATGATAGGGTCTATATGAGGTCTCTGGCTACCCGTCAATCGAATCTCGCCTTATCAAAATACGTAGGTGATGCGCTTAATATTCTGCAACACGCTGATTTTGATCTCCTTATCCTCGAAACTTCGGGAATTGGTCAGTCTGATACTGAAATAGTAGAACACAGTGACCTTTCGCTCTATGTGATGACTCCTGAATTTGGAGCAGCCACCCAGTTGGAAAAAATAGATATGTTAGATTTTGCCGATTTGGTGGCGATAAACAAATTTGATAAGCGGGGAGCGCTCGACGCACTCAGGGATGTAAAAAAACAGTTTGTCAGAAATCACAACCTCTGGGAAGCAGATCCAGATACGCTTCCTGTTTACGGGACCATTGCTTCGCAGTTCAATGATCCGGGGATGAATTCCCTATACCATGCTGTGATGCAAAAATTACAGGAAAAAACAGAAACTTCCCTTGAATCTACCTTCGAAGTATCGTCAGAAGAACCTGAGAAGCGATATATTATTCCGCCTGCCCGAACCCGATATTTATCAGAAATATCAGAAAGCAATCGCGCTTATGATCAAAAAGCCTCAGGCCAGAGTAAAACTGCCCAAACGCTTTATGGGATGTATAAGGCTATCCTCGCACTAGTCCCTGAAGATGCATTTTCAAACCAAGACGATAGCTGGCCCTATCTAGCGGATTCCGGTCTTGATGTAGATGCCTTGCAGAATAATGTTCCAAAGGAAAAGTCGACCCTAATGGAACTTCTGATATCAGAATTTAATAGTCAAAAATTAAACCTTGATCCATATCACTGGCAAACCCTTTTGAAATGGAAATCGAAAGTGCAACGATACAAGGAACCGGTGTACAAATTTAAGGTGAGGGATAAGGAACTGGAAATAAATACACATACAGAATCACTGTCACATCTGCAGATTCCCAAAGTAATGCTGCCCCGGTATGAAGCCTGGGGTGATCTGTTGCGATGGAGCTTGCAGGAAAATGTACCGGGTAAATTTCCTTATACCTCCGGACTGTATCCCTTCAAACGAACAGAAGAAGATCCAACCCGCATGTTTGCCGGGGAAGGAGGCCCTGAACGCACCAATCGCCGGTTTCATTATGTGAGCCTCGACATGAAGGCAAAACGTCTTTCGACCGCTTTTGATTCGGTTACGCTTTATGGGAATGATCCCGGGGAGCGACCCGATGTTTACGGGAAGATCGGAAATGCAGGAGTGTCGATCTGCTGTCTTGATGACGCCAAAAAACTCTATTCAGGTTTTGATCTAAGCAATCCCATGACCTCGGTTAGTATGACGATCAATGGGCCGGCTCCTATGTTACTCGCCTTTTTCCTGAATGCAGCCATAGATCAGAATTGTGAAAAATATATCAGGGAAAATGGCCTGGAGAAAGAGATCGAGAAGAAAATTAATTCCATTTATAAGGATTTTAAAGGGAAACGACCTGAATACGCAGGGGGCCTTCCGGAAGGGAATGATGGCTTGGGCCTTTTACTTCTGGGGGTCACCGGAGATCAGGTATTAGATGCTGAGGTGTACCAAGAAATCAAAGCCAAGACCTTAAAGGAGGTTAGAGGAACAGTACAGGCCGATATACTTAAGGAAGATCAGGCCCAAAATACCTGTATTTTTTCGACAGAATTTGCTCTTCGACTTATGGGGGATGTGCAGGAATATTTTATTCAGAATAAGGTGCGTAATTTTTATTCCGTTTCTATTTCTGGTTATCATATAGCAGAGGCAGGGGCGAATCCTATCACACAACTGGCATTTACCTTATCCAACGGATTTACATACGTAGAATACTATCTGAGCCGTGGAATGGATATCAATAAATTTGGCCCGAATTTATCATTCTTTTTCTCCAATGGGGTGGATCCGGAATACGCCGTTATCGGCAGGGTAGCCAGAAGAATCTGGGCAAAAGCCATGAAGGAGAAGTACGGCGCCGACCCGAGGGCGCAAATGCTGAAATATCACATTCAGACTTCAGGGCGTAGTTTACATGCCCAGGAAATAGATTTTAATGATATCCGAACCACCCTGCAGGCTTTATACGCCATCTACGACAACTGTAATTCTCTGCATACCAACGCTTATGATGAGGCTATAACCACCCCTACGGAAGAGTCGGTAAGAAGGGCAATGGCCATACAGTTGATTATCAACAAAGAGTTAGGACTGGCCAAAAATGAGAATCCCATACAGGGATCATTTATCATTGAAGAACTCACCGATCTGGTAGAAGAGGCAGTATTACTTGAATTTGACAGGATCACGGAAAGGGGAGGGGTTCTTGGAGCCATGGAAACCATGTATCAGCGATCGAAGATCCAAGAGGAGAGTTTACATTATGAAACCTTAAAACACAATGGTGAATACCCTATCATAGGGGTAAACACATTTTTGAGTTCCAAAGGCTCGCCTACCATACTTCCCAAAGAAGTGATCAGGGCAACAGATGAAGAAAAACAAAGGCAATTACAGACGCTGGAAGGCCTAAAGCAAAGAAATAAAGTAAGAGCCGAAGAAGGCTTAAAGCAATTGCAGAATAAAGCAGTTCGGAATGAGAATGTCTTCAATGAGCTCATTGAGGTAGCCAAGTACTGTTCTCTCGGTCAGATTACGCATGCACTTTTTGAAGTAGGAGGGCAATACCGCCGAAATATGTAG
- a CDS encoding MFS transporter yields the protein MKRLYRSYMNSFKGLSREVWWLALVTLINRAGTMVIPFLSLYLTQDRGFTLENVGVIMSCFGLGSLAGTWIGGKLTDWLGYYKVMTSSLFLTGLAFFWLQGLESYYAICAGVFILMVIADAFRPAAYVAMDAYSEDENKTRSVTLIRLAINLGYSAGPAIGGAIIASSGYASLFWIDGITCLLAAALLLVVLHPAKVEVMESATNNSPRSAYRNSGYLLFIAAMVLLGFIFVQYFSTVPLFYNEVRGLSEFNIGLLLAMNGMIIFIFEMPLIKYLESRPLTQITLMIIGIGLTALSFVFLTFGSWTGLLVIGMLMMTFGEMIIFPFSSAFAMKKSRGGKQGEYMALYNIAFSISHIFAHNGGMQSIANFGFKWTWYFAMVIGILGIFLLMILQSRKATV from the coding sequence ATGAAACGGCTCTACCGCTCCTATATGAATTCCTTTAAGGGTCTTTCGAGGGAAGTCTGGTGGCTGGCCCTGGTTACCTTGATCAACCGGGCGGGGACCATGGTCATCCCCTTCCTTTCACTCTACCTCACTCAAGACAGGGGTTTTACCCTCGAAAATGTAGGGGTGATCATGAGCTGTTTTGGCCTGGGGTCACTGGCGGGAACATGGATTGGCGGTAAACTCACAGACTGGCTTGGATATTACAAGGTGATGACCTCAAGTCTATTCCTGACGGGCCTGGCATTTTTCTGGCTGCAGGGGCTCGAATCATATTACGCAATTTGTGCAGGTGTCTTTATCCTGATGGTTATTGCCGATGCCTTCAGACCGGCTGCATATGTGGCCATGGATGCCTATAGTGAGGATGAGAATAAAACCCGGTCAGTAACGCTGATCAGGCTGGCGATCAATCTCGGTTATTCTGCAGGACCTGCCATTGGCGGGGCCATTATCGCTTCTTCGGGATACGCCAGTTTATTCTGGATCGACGGGATCACATGTCTGCTTGCTGCTGCACTACTACTGGTGGTTCTCCATCCAGCCAAAGTGGAGGTAATGGAATCGGCAACAAACAATTCTCCCCGCTCTGCCTATCGCAATTCTGGTTATCTGCTTTTTATTGCCGCTATGGTCCTGCTCGGCTTTATTTTCGTGCAGTATTTTTCAACAGTGCCCTTATTCTACAATGAGGTCAGGGGTTTAAGTGAATTCAATATAGGATTGTTATTGGCGATGAACGGAATGATCATATTTATTTTCGAAATGCCGCTGATTAAATACCTGGAATCAAGACCCCTTACGCAGATCACTCTAATGATTATCGGTATAGGTTTAACTGCCTTAAGTTTTGTTTTCCTGACCTTTGGGAGCTGGACAGGCCTTCTGGTTATCGGAATGCTGATGATGACCTTTGGAGAAATGATCATCTTCCCTTTTTCAAGTGCCTTTGCCATGAAAAAATCCCGGGGCGGTAAGCAGGGAGAATACATGGCACTTTATAATATTGCCTTCTCTATTTCCCATATTTTCGCTCATAACGGGGGAATGCAGTCTATCGCTAACTTTGGATTTAAGTGGACCTGGTATTTTGCCATGGTCATCGGAATTTTAGGTATCTTTCTTTTAATGATATTACAATCGCGTAAAGCCACCGTATGA
- a CDS encoding alpha/beta hydrolase, whose translation MKIKILLLLVIVGTHLPALQAQDIAIRKGIVRDSVPVNDSIPETFAIYLPTNFEPSVKWPVLFAMDMEGKGKQIVHMFREIAEKEGYILAASNNIHDSLSIVQNTLVVSRMLNTVYTLFPIHKQRTYTAGHGVGAQFASILPSVIRPIEGVISSGSDVPFKELIDPKNPFEFVGIVGRSDYHFNNLVEDSDLTTITRRALGKSKFVDYLLVFEGGEEWPDKSYLQRAVEILTLRSMSKGNVELDTAYVRSIYNRNFATLNNHVLENDYLAAAFLADEMISKFKGLVDLEELKKRRKVITREKVYSVQLRKQKRYMQKEYFIRGEYDYNLNDDVLTLNYNNLGWWNFQMDEIRKFIKSSDPFEKEMGYRLLGFVNALVEDNIALEKAQDPLNEEALSYLWMVKTITAPKEFKNYLNIISDSSKYEDFGTALFYLEELLKNGYRDKAALYALKNTALLRITPEFNEIIEKYFDDARYDIIEE comes from the coding sequence ATGAAAATTAAGATTTTACTCCTTCTTGTTATAGTTGGAACTCACCTTCCTGCTTTACAAGCACAAGACATCGCTATAAGGAAAGGTATTGTTCGGGATTCTGTCCCGGTGAATGATTCCATCCCCGAAACTTTTGCGATTTATCTCCCAACTAATTTTGAACCGTCTGTAAAATGGCCCGTCCTCTTCGCGATGGATATGGAGGGGAAGGGTAAGCAGATTGTGCACATGTTTCGCGAAATTGCCGAAAAGGAGGGGTATATCCTCGCTGCTTCCAATAATATTCACGACAGCTTGTCCATTGTTCAGAATACTTTGGTAGTGAGTAGAATGTTGAATACGGTATATACCTTATTCCCAATACACAAACAAAGAACATATACTGCAGGACATGGGGTGGGCGCACAATTTGCATCTATACTTCCGTCTGTCATCAGGCCCATTGAAGGAGTTATTTCCAGTGGTTCGGATGTGCCGTTTAAGGAATTGATCGATCCTAAAAATCCGTTCGAGTTTGTGGGTATAGTGGGCAGATCAGACTACCATTTTAATAACCTGGTAGAAGACTCAGACCTTACAACCATTACCAGAAGGGCTCTGGGCAAATCTAAGTTTGTTGATTATTTACTGGTCTTTGAGGGCGGAGAAGAGTGGCCAGACAAATCCTATCTGCAGCGAGCCGTTGAGATCCTCACTTTAAGATCAATGAGTAAAGGAAATGTAGAACTAGATACGGCCTACGTCAGGAGCATTTACAACCGAAATTTTGCAACCCTCAATAATCATGTTCTTGAGAATGACTATCTGGCTGCCGCTTTTTTGGCTGATGAGATGATCTCCAAGTTTAAGGGTCTTGTTGATCTAGAGGAATTGAAAAAAAGAAGGAAAGTCATAACTAGGGAAAAAGTCTATTCTGTGCAGTTGAGAAAGCAAAAACGCTACATGCAGAAAGAGTATTTTATTCGTGGTGAATACGATTACAATCTCAATGACGATGTCCTTACACTGAATTACAATAACCTCGGGTGGTGGAATTTTCAAATGGATGAGATAAGGAAATTTATAAAGAGCTCCGATCCGTTTGAAAAGGAAATGGGATATCGCCTTTTAGGGTTTGTCAATGCCCTTGTCGAGGATAATATAGCTCTGGAAAAGGCTCAGGATCCACTAAATGAAGAAGCATTGAGCTATTTGTGGATGGTCAAAACTATCACGGCACCTAAGGAGTTTAAGAATTATCTCAATATTATATCAGATAGTTCGAAGTACGAAGATTTTGGAACAGCGCTTTTCTACTTGGAAGAATTACTTAAAAATGGATACAGAGATAAGGCGGCACTCTACGCATTAAAAAATACAGCACTGCTGCGTATCACTCCTGAATTTAATGAGATCATCGAGAAATATTTCGACGATGCCCGCTACGATATTATTGAAGAATAA
- a CDS encoding carbohydrate kinase family protein, with product MTKIAVIGPIPRDTIVTHHQETIKKYGCVSHPVIALAKLFGNEGTVYPVSHVHKKDFENIIELFRAYSNIDTAHISAKHDRGTVIELKFIDQNNRLERQTACMKPIEPKDIKAMDEMDAYVFVPITDFEISLRTLKYIKKNRKGLVVFDAHGPTTSMGMTGDRYRKFWVDMDQWLKYIDVLKMNLEESQACWLKHEYSAEEMISYDEGRTDHLDKMAAHVLKKGVKYFYVTLDAKGCVYYYKEGEEIKKQFVKSIFMKDVIDTTGCGDSFAGGLAYGFAVYNDPEQAAKFANALGALRTQGKTFDVFKSKAETEALISSHYGE from the coding sequence ATGACAAAAATTGCCGTAATAGGACCTATACCAAGAGATACCATCGTAACCCACCACCAGGAAACGATTAAAAAGTATGGTTGTGTATCGCACCCCGTTATTGCCCTGGCCAAACTCTTTGGGAACGAAGGAACGGTATATCCGGTTTCTCATGTGCATAAAAAAGATTTCGAAAACATCATCGAGCTATTTAGGGCTTATTCCAACATCGATACTGCTCATATCTCAGCCAAACACGACCGGGGAACTGTGATAGAGCTCAAATTCATAGACCAGAACAACCGTCTTGAGCGCCAGACAGCGTGTATGAAGCCCATTGAACCCAAAGACATAAAAGCGATGGATGAAATGGACGCCTATGTCTTTGTACCGATTACCGACTTTGAAATTTCGCTGCGTACATTGAAATACATCAAAAAGAACAGAAAAGGCCTGGTAGTTTTTGATGCCCACGGACCCACTACTTCCATGGGAATGACGGGAGATCGATACAGGAAATTCTGGGTCGATATGGATCAATGGCTAAAGTATATTGACGTTCTAAAGATGAACCTGGAAGAATCCCAGGCATGCTGGCTAAAACACGAATATTCTGCTGAAGAAATGATCAGTTATGACGAAGGGAGAACCGATCACCTGGATAAAATGGCTGCTCATGTTCTAAAAAAGGGCGTTAAGTACTTTTATGTTACCCTGGATGCCAAAGGATGTGTTTATTATTATAAAGAAGGTGAGGAGATCAAAAAACAATTCGTAAAGTCGATCTTCATGAAAGACGTAATTGATACTACAGGCTGCGGGGATTCATTTGCCGGAGGCCTGGCCTATGGTTTTGCGGTGTATAATGATCCCGAACAAGCTGCAAAATTTGCAAATGCCCTGGGTGCCCTGAGGACACAGGGCAAAACATTTGATGTATTTAAGTCTAAGGCCGAAACGGAGGCTCTTATCTCTTCCCACTACGGAGAATAA
- a CDS encoding DJ-1/PfpI family protein has translation MKSRISFPSLSLLIFILLVGCSGRVGSRDVKSDDFESLTPNGTEVYNVAFLIMEGTYNTEFTAPYDIFQHTLYRDGIKKMKPFTVAKTRDPITTFEGLRILPDYDYTKDSLPHIDILVVPSAEHHLDSDLKDEQMLEFVSNAGREAEFVTSHCDGAFVLAKAGLLDSVVSTTFPSDIGAYRKMFPQLDVRDSVLFVHDGKFITSAGGAKSFEAALYLCEYLYGKEIARSLAKGLVIDWDLEQVPRLILQ, from the coding sequence ATGAAATCGAGAATTTCTTTTCCATCACTAAGTTTGCTCATCTTCATTCTATTGGTTGGCTGTTCCGGCCGTGTCGGAAGTCGAGATGTGAAATCTGATGATTTTGAATCCCTAACACCAAATGGAACCGAGGTCTATAACGTCGCTTTCCTTATTATGGAAGGCACTTATAATACCGAATTTACTGCGCCTTATGATATTTTTCAGCATACGCTGTACCGCGATGGTATCAAGAAGATGAAACCTTTTACAGTGGCCAAAACCAGGGACCCGATCACTACTTTTGAAGGGTTGCGTATATTGCCCGATTACGATTACACCAAAGATTCCCTGCCTCATATTGATATTTTGGTGGTGCCCAGCGCAGAACATCATCTGGATTCCGATTTAAAGGACGAACAAATGCTGGAATTTGTAAGCAATGCCGGCCGGGAAGCAGAATTTGTAACCTCTCATTGCGACGGGGCTTTTGTCCTGGCTAAGGCAGGATTACTAGATTCGGTGGTTTCCACCACTTTCCCCAGCGATATTGGAGCATACCGGAAAATGTTTCCTCAACTAGATGTTCGGGATAGTGTCCTCTTTGTTCACGATGGGAAATTCATAACCTCAGCCGGAGGGGCTAAGAGTTTTGAGGCCGCCTTGTATTTATGTGAATATCTCTACGGAAAGGAGATCGCGAGATCCCTGGCAAAAGGCCTTGTTATCGATTGGGATCTGGAGCAGGTACCCCGCCTTATTCTTCAATAA
- the pyrF gene encoding orotidine-5'-phosphate decarboxylase, producing MSTDELISQIRKKNSFLCIGLDTDLSKIPPHLLEEADPIFSFNKAIVDATHHLCVAYKPNTAFYEACGIKGWEALAQTMEYINTKYPEILTIADAKRGDIGNTATQYARAFFEDLSFDAITVAPYMGRDSVEPFLKFSDKFTILLALTSNPGAFDFQTKRIEGKELYKQVLETALTYENSEQLMFVVGATKAEYLKQIRAIVPNNFLLVPGVGAQGGSLVEVCRYGLTKDIGLLINSSRGILYASKGKDFAAAAREQALQLQKAMAVEMDKI from the coding sequence ATGAGTACTGACGAGCTAATTTCCCAGATCAGAAAAAAGAATTCTTTCCTGTGTATCGGACTCGATACAGATCTCTCTAAAATTCCTCCGCATCTGCTTGAAGAAGCCGATCCGATCTTTTCATTTAACAAAGCAATTGTAGATGCCACCCACCACTTGTGCGTAGCTTACAAGCCCAATACTGCCTTTTATGAAGCCTGTGGTATTAAGGGTTGGGAAGCCTTGGCACAGACTATGGAATACATCAATACTAAATACCCTGAAATACTGACCATCGCCGATGCCAAAAGAGGTGATATCGGAAATACTGCCACGCAGTATGCCAGGGCATTTTTCGAAGATCTGAGTTTTGATGCAATAACGGTTGCGCCTTATATGGGACGCGATTCTGTAGAACCTTTTTTAAAATTCAGCGATAAGTTTACTATTCTACTGGCTCTTACTTCTAATCCGGGAGCCTTTGATTTTCAGACTAAAAGAATTGAAGGTAAAGAACTGTATAAACAAGTACTGGAAACGGCACTCACTTACGAAAATTCGGAGCAACTAATGTTTGTTGTCGGAGCGACCAAGGCAGAGTATTTAAAACAAATTAGAGCCATCGTACCCAATAACTTTCTTCTGGTTCCGGGTGTTGGTGCGCAGGGAGGTAGTTTGGTAGAAGTGTGCAGATACGGTCTCACAAAAGATATCGGATTGCTGATCAATTCCTCCAGAGGCATATTGTATGCTTCAAAGGGAAAGGACTTTGCAGCTGCCGCCCGTGAACAGGCCCTGCAGCTTCAGAAAGCTATGGCTGTGGAAATGGATAAAATATAG
- the purU gene encoding formyltetrahydrofolate deformylase yields MKATFLIHCPDQPGIISTVTSFIQQSGGNIVYLDQHVDKQAEVFFMRLEGEFTQFDKAESQIEENFEKEIAVPYAMEWSVHYGNEKPKMALFVSKYNHCLYDLLIRYSSGELSVEIPFIISNHNELQNIAKQFKIPFYHIPVTRDNKSAAEEKQLKLLKEHMVDFIVLARYMQIVTSRLIEEYPNKIINIHHSFLPAFAGAKPYHAAFNRGVKIIGATSHYVTEELDAGPIIEQDTTRVSHVHKVSDFIEKGRDLEKLVLSRAVQLHVNRKTMVYNNKTVIFT; encoded by the coding sequence TTGAAAGCAACCTTTCTTATCCATTGTCCGGATCAGCCGGGAATAATCAGCACGGTAACTAGTTTTATTCAACAGTCGGGGGGTAATATTGTTTACCTCGACCAGCATGTTGACAAACAGGCCGAAGTATTCTTTATGCGATTAGAAGGAGAATTTACGCAATTCGATAAGGCAGAATCCCAGATTGAAGAAAATTTCGAAAAAGAAATAGCCGTTCCCTATGCCATGGAGTGGAGCGTACATTACGGTAATGAAAAGCCAAAGATGGCGCTTTTCGTCAGCAAGTACAATCACTGCCTTTACGATTTGCTCATTCGATATTCCTCCGGAGAATTATCGGTAGAAATACCTTTTATCATCAGCAATCACAATGAGCTACAGAATATCGCCAAACAGTTTAAGATCCCTTTTTACCATATCCCGGTAACCCGCGACAACAAATCTGCTGCAGAAGAAAAGCAATTGAAATTGCTAAAAGAGCACATGGTCGATTTTATTGTCCTCGCAAGGTACATGCAGATAGTGACGTCCAGACTAATTGAAGAATACCCTAATAAAATTATCAATATCCATCATTCCTTCCTTCCTGCTTTTGCAGGTGCCAAACCTTATCACGCCGCCTTTAACCGGGGAGTAAAGATCATTGGTGCAACCAGCCATTACGTAACCGAGGAGCTCGACGCAGGCCCGATTATCGAACAAGATACCACCAGGGTTTCACATGTTCACAAAGTGAGTGATTTTATTGAAAAAGGCAGAGATCTAGAAAAACTGGTGCTCTCCAGAGCGGTTCAGCTTCACGTGAATCGAAAAACTATGGTCTACAATAATAAAACCGTTATTTTTACTTAA
- a CDS encoding Lrp/AsnC family transcriptional regulator, producing the protein MKSQIDHLNWGILQHLQANSRESFASIGRKVGLTPPAVAERVKKMEDLGIIEGYHARVSHAMAGYQLKAIITLKAFMGKLKPFLELVTTLDEVVNCYRITGNENIIMEVVLRDQFHLEIFIDKLILYGETRTHIILSDVVADGPIKKRKG; encoded by the coding sequence TTGAAATCACAGATAGATCATCTCAATTGGGGAATTTTACAGCACTTGCAAGCAAATTCCCGCGAATCCTTTGCCAGCATTGGAAGGAAGGTTGGACTTACACCTCCTGCTGTGGCAGAGCGTGTTAAAAAAATGGAAGATCTCGGTATTATTGAGGGATATCACGCCAGGGTATCCCACGCGATGGCGGGATATCAGCTAAAGGCCATAATCACATTGAAAGCCTTTATGGGTAAGCTAAAACCCTTTCTTGAATTGGTGACTACCCTGGATGAGGTGGTGAATTGTTATCGTATTACCGGAAACGAAAATATAATTATGGAAGTGGTACTGAGGGACCAGTTCCACCTCGAAATATTTATTGATAAACTGATTTTGTACGGGGAAACGCGGACTCACATCATCCTTTCTGATGTTGTTGCAGATGGGCCTATAAAAAAACGAAAAGGATAA